The stretch of DNA AGGATTGACGCAGTTCATACTTGCAAATTTTGATTGTGCTGTCCAACTTCAGATCTTTATTCACCCTTAAATCCAAGCACCACTCGTAtcttaataataaataataccaGACGTGTTAGAGGATACTCGGAACTGAAGCAGGGAACGAGTTGGCGTATTATACTAGGATCCACGAGTAATTCTTAAATTTCATTGATCTGTGAGGCACTTGAAACAACATAAAAATCACTCGCACGAGATTTGCGTGCAAAAGAACAATTCTGGgaaccgttgagactttatttCTATAAAAAGTACCTTTTTTTATTATTCCACGCGATGTATATTGTTTTCAAAAAGAATCACGCAGATATTAGCAACGACAAACAGAGAAATCCAGTTCTTGTTTTGATGAAATAAGGAAAATTTTGAGAATGTCCGGATATTTAGCCCGGtgaggtaaaaaaaaaaaaccctcatCCAAGTAATATACATTTATCATTAAAAAAAGTTAAGATTTTAATGTATAAACTGttctaaaaattagtaaaagaACATTTTATTCAGAAAGGAGACATTGTGGGAAATTATGCTTCAATTTCTTCtcataaaaaaatagaatctcaCAAAGTGATGAGAGCACAACATTTTATCGATAGTGAAAAGAGTGTGCATAGAGCTATTAAAAAACGGAAAATGTTAAATCGAATTAACTAAACTATTAAATGTTCTTGAATGAGCATGAAAACATCCAAATATGATAGGTGGAATCAGAAATCTCTACAATGGCCATCGGGTGTTTGAGGTCCTCTCGGGTAAAACCAAATATTATGATAGGTGGAATCAGAATGGGAGGTAAAATTTCATTCACAGAAGCTAAATTAGTAACCGACGAAAAAAAGCATCCCACTACCCAACACAAGCAGggtatttattttttaacatcGGTCAACtatatttttaagaaaatgaccATCTCAAGTGTATTTGAATTGAATTATAATTCAAATGCACTGTACTTGTCCTGTTGATTCTAAATCACATCTCAACAAAACTTAAAAATACTTCAGTCTTCAATGAAACAAGAGAACTCAAAGAAACCTACTAGAAGTGGACATCAAAATCGACATAGATCCACGATCATAATTTAACTGTAATCCTCACTCAACAATTCAATACTAGAAGTCAAGGTGGAAAACGAACAAAAGAACAACTCCATACATCGTAGGCTATGGGTCAGTTGGGacgaaaggtgaaatcttttcATTCTAGACATTCCTCAATGGACTAGCCCACTCTACTAGCAATAGACAATTAAAATATATAGATTCATACGGAATAATTAGATGAGCAACATGAGAAACCCTAAGGCATATACTAAACACAATCCCCATTAATGGAGTCGAATTTATACAAAATTCCAAGTTTCTGCAGAAGTTCAGATCTTAGTACTAAACCAGACAATGATGTATTTGAAAATATCAAGCTTCAGCATCAAGCATGCCTGAATATACCAGAATTTCACCCGCGTGCCTTGAGCTCAGCCAAACGCCTGGAGAGATCATCTTCATCCACCTTTTCACTATTCTTCACAGCCACGGCGTGGGCTGCAGGCTGAGGCAGGCCAACAGACACTTCAAGCCCATAATCATCAGCCACTTGTTGCATCAAGCTATTGACCTCGGTTTCAGGTGTAGAGAGAGACGTGCTCCCCGACATAGAGCTCTCCATAAACTCCGCCTGCACTTCCATGTTCACAAACTGTCGCTCGAATTGATCCATGGTCTCAGACATTTTCTGTAAATTCCCTGTCGAAAGAGACGATTCCAGTGATTTCACGATATTGCCCATGGATTTACTTATGGTTTGCATCTTAGCTTGTGTGTCCAGGCGTGAGACGACAGCGTCTAGGCGCGAGGCAAGGCGGAGATAATTCATCTGCTCGTTACGCTTGCGGATCGAATTCTCGGCGTAGATACGAGCGCCATCAATGTTGCCTTTCTCGATCGCCTTTTTGACCTTCAATTTCTCGGTCTTTTCCTCCTTTTCACACTTTCGGGCCTGGCGTTGGAGACTTTTCGAGGTGAATTTCAGATCCATGATCTGCTGCATCAGCTTCTCCGTGTTACCCATGGCGATTTTCGGATTCAGACTGGGAAAATTCTAGAGAGAGGAGTTGATTTGAATGATCAATCGGATTTGTTTCGAGGACTTGGAGAAAAAGTGGTTAGGGCTTCTCTCATGATAATTCTTCCTCATTTTATCTCTTGCTATATATTGAGTTTTCTTTTTGTCCAATCACAAATTAgaattttatgttattttaatAAACAGAGGCATGTTCGGGTTAAAATCTTAGAAatcaataattttgaaaataacaatttatatCCCATTTTAAAATGTTTGAAATTAATGTAAATTGAAATCCAAGTTCCAAATCATATGATATTCTCACTGGCATCGAGATCGACTACATGAATATTAATCTTCAAATCAAACAATTTTAACACATATCATCTCTTAAATCAATATCTAATATATCATCTTTGACAACCTCTATCCAAGTTTTATTAGTCTATCCTTCTTATTTATTTCAATAACCcgtcaatttaaaataaatcaagatTAAAACAATGTTTGTCTCCTCTTCACATAACCAAACCATATTAGACGACGTTCTCTAATCTTATCCTCTATCCTCTAATCCTCTATCGATGGTTCCAGGTTCAAGTTTATTCTGGAACATTAATCTGATCAGCACACATTcgagatttaaaaatatttcaaagagaGTGAAAAAAACTACATACTGGATTCAACAGTGAATATTTCTAAAAATCCTTGACTTGGTAACTAATTTTcactatatatacatatgtaatGTTAAGATTCAAGTCTGTCCCCGCACTCATCTCAATCTAGTTCTCACTGACAAATAAAATGTCAGTTCCCCCAGTTTTAATTTCATGCAAAGGCAGGGCAGTATGTATAAAATCAGCATTCTGTGCATTCTATACATAAGCATTCTGTGCATCAAGAATGCTGAAAATGTCTTAACCAAAGACGGACACAAATGTGCCAACACAACCATCATAATTCATATATACTCCGTTGCAAGCAGCCGAGCCGCTGGCTATTCATGGCCGTCATGATTCTACTGAAAACTATGTTCAAAGGGATACAAGCTATACATGGGCCCTTCAGTTTTTCAACTACCGGTTGTCTCTTTTCTTTGCCTCTCAGAGAACTGGTCAGGGAAGACAACTTTCTAATCTTCTTCGACAAGAGCGCATATTGCCTCGATCTTTGAGATTTCGTCGGTGAGCTGCGAGCCTGTAAATGGTTACGTTTACTCATGGCTATTCCACGTGGCCTCTTCCCATGAACCATATCTACATCACGATAATCAGATGTGTCCAACTCCCAGCTGCTGCTGCGACATTTGACCATCCTAATTAGATCGTCATACATACCACCACTTAGCTTCTCGATTGCAAGCGGATGGCCTATAACAGGCCGACCATTTAGCCTGCTCATGAGAGAAATACAAGGAACACACTGAGGCCGGTAGCTACCTTTTGCCTCTACAGGCACGTCATACAAGCCAGAACTGGAAATATGGTGTCTAAGAGAAAACTCTGGGGTGTCGTACTTTGGGTTAAGCATGAAACGCGACTGACGATAGGGAAGTGACCTTTGAGGAACCATCAGCTCAGGAGTTGATCCCCTGGCACGAGAATCTTTCCGAGTGCTCCAACTCCACCTATGAGAGATTTTGACTTGTGTTTCTGCTGGAGGCACGTTATTTGAATTACAACTATAGCTTTCTGACATGAGAGTGCCACAGAGACGGTTAAAATCTGCTTTTCTATGAGAACCAACTAAAAAGCTGTCACCGTCAACACCCGCAACAGCCTCAATATCTGCATCCATTTTCCTTGACCTAGAGTTTCTCTTCCCTTTCAACTGCCATTCAGAGGCACCTTTATCCATGCTCTGGCTGATATAATGAATACAAGCAGCACCTGTGCTGGTAGAACCAGATTCATTGTGCTCTTTGTCCCCCCAAGATTGTGTTTCTACATGACGACTTTGGCTAGATTCTGCTGCCGCACCAATCCTTGCCTTCTGTGAGTCCGCAGAAACAATTTTGGAGAAGCCTGAGATAGTAAAATTTACACAAGTATATTAAACAAAACATAGATACAAACATTCTCGAAAAAGAATACGAGTAGCAAAGAACATAACATTGTAATATCCAAATTTGACAATAACATTTGCCAAAGCACTAAGCAATCTACTGTGATTTCAAACAGTGGAACACTGAAATTAAGAtgcataaaataaagaaaataatagGTTACACTTGCGACAATCTTTATCCAGTCGTATATGCATGACGCTAACCTTGAGTGACAAGGGGCACATGAAACAATCCTTCCAGAGAATCATTCTCCAGGGTTATACCGCCAGCTTCGTTCTCCTTCAGTTTGCATCTAACTGAAGTATTGTTAACATGCTTAGATGTGTTTAATGATATTCCATTCTCACATGAAACTGTCATACTGCCTGATTTATTAATAACTAATGAGTGGTTTTTCTTCAATTCATAAGATTCTAATCCTGAAACCCTACAGTCCAATGCTCCCAGAAAGGATGATTCATTTGGGGAGGATGATGCATAAACACGGACAGGCAACCTTGGAGTACTCTCCAAAACTTTTGTCAAAGCACGGCGGcgattttttttcttcaagaattCATGAACATGATCTACCAGAGATATTTTCCTTTTCAAAGATGACGCCACGCCTAATCCTAGGTCCTCAAGTCCTTTCGTACGTCTTGCACCTTCTGTTCCATCATCCTCCGAATCATTTGGAGTTCTCCACCGCCTAGCTCCTTCGTTAGCTACATCCACAAGATCTGATATCACAAATGATAAACCAGTCTGGGATTCCTCTTGGATGGAATCTTCACTTTCTTCAGTCGAACAACTCGAATCTAATACATCACAACTACTCAAATTTCCATCAATAGAATCATTGCTTTCCCGATTAGTATGAAATGAAGAAGGTGATTCATCATCATAAGGATGCTCCCCGCATGTATCTGGTCTGTCAGAGAAGTGTGGATGCTCTTTTCCAAGACAAGCACTTTCAAGCTCAAGAGCGTGAATGATGGCATCTTTTCTTCGAGCATATTTGGCATCTTTCTTAGACGGATGAGATGCAGAAGCCTTAGCTTTCTCAATGCAATCATCATACTCCCCACAGCGAAAAGCTTTAACTCTTTTTGATCTCTCAAGATTATACCAGTCCCTGAAAGAGCATCCACAATAATTTTGATCAAATATATCATAGCACAAGAAAAATAACGCCAAATTTTTTGGGGAGGAGAAATTAGAAATTCAGCTTAAAAGTGAAGAATAAGCGAAACACAATATTTGGTATTCAATCATCACAGAAAGAACCTTTGCATTGGAACAACTTATACTGACAACCAGGTCACCCAGATGAGAGAAAAAAAGAGTAAGATTGAGGTAAGTTCAGGATGTTTCAATCCTCCATTTCTAGTTTGAGTATTTTCTCAAAAAGCTATGAAGTACTCGTAGTTGCTTCTTATAACACTATTTATCCAGGCCTTTTTTCCACTTCATGGATTCGATTTTTCAGGAGTCCCAACAATTGATGAAGATTTACTTATGGCAGCATAGTTTTCATGGTCGGTAACCATAGACaagaaatttatattttcttaaatactTTAACTCATAGAACAATACTGTAAAAGCAAATGTGCTTACTACAGTCATTATTCATTTCAGCTGAACTATAATAGGATATGCAACAGAGAATATCACCAACTTAAGGTGTTGAAGAACCGAAATTATGAGCATTCAAGTGACAAATAAATAGTACTCAAACAAGGGCCAGGGCCAAAAAAAACTATTTCCTTTATAATCCAGCTCACTTTTTTTATCATCATCAAAACTATTATGAAATTTTAATGGGTGGTAAATAAAGAACGATAGAAAATGCAGCAGCATCGATTCTGTGGgaataaaaaacaattttgaCGCACAAAGACAACATCTACACaccaaataaaaaatcaaacctGACTCGGAAAATAAATCAGAAATCGAAAACAGCTGTTGAGTTTTAAGTGTATTCACAACACTTAGCTTGTTTTTATGATTTCAGAGCAACATATTGCAACAGTTGGCGTGATCTATTTATTACAAGTAGATGCAGATTCTCACCTCCACAATGAAAAGATTGAGAAAAAAAACTGAATAACGACACATTGAGATTCTCAGCGCCGGTGATTGAGAAGACCAGGAAAACACTAAAGTCACAACGTTCCAAAATGAAAAACTGAGAgttcaaaatttatataatgACCGTTGCCCCACTTTTCCACGTGAACAATCGTCGTAAACAGATAAAACGGCTCAAGCCCACAAACTGTCTAAACAACATGATTATTGGGTACATATTCTGTGACATAGATTACTATGTCGCAACATTTCAGTTCTGTAACCTGCTAGAGTTAGAAACGGAATCGTGCACATTAAAGAAATAACCAAAATAATACTTACACACTTGCATCCTCCCTCCCAAGAAGTTTTACAGGGGTCCCCAGTCTTGGCATCGACGAAGAATTCTCAGGGACCTCATCCGGACCTAGAATTCGGCCAGGCCACCACGACCCATTCCTCCGTCTAACCCAAACCAACCCACCGACTGATGGGTCAATGCCCTCGCTGGGGCCAATGCCAGAACCACCCATTTCCACACCACAACCAAAAGGGATTTTTGATTCAAAACCCAGCAATccaaaagaaagaaaacagAAATAGTTTTCACATAATTTATTTCAAGTTAGCATTTTGGTCACCCACAGAAATCCTCCAGGAAGATTCATCAACCCTCCTGCGCCAGAATGCAAATTTTCATCAACACTAATAAAAAAAACACCGACAAAGATAATAGGATACaacaaaattaaaagaaaacacAACGCCCAAAGATGCAAGAACCTAAAAACCAAACCAAAAAGAGTCAGATCacacaacaaaataaaattaaataaaacatacCTCTAACGCATGATGCATCAACAAGAGAATCAGAATGAGATCAGCTACAAAAAATTCTGCAAAAGATATTCCTTTTTCAGTTTCTTTTCCTCATTTCCGCTTGAGGTAGAACTCAACAACCGTACCATTACAAAGGACTTCCACAGTCGTTCTCCACGTTTTTATAAGCGGTGGCTATTTTACAAGCTAACCACTGGATTTTGCAGCAAAAAAGAGCACAAGAAATGGTATAAAAATCAAGTGTATGCACATTTACACgctcgtgtgtgtgtgtgcaatAGTGACGTGCCTTGGGTAACATCTGCCTTCAACGAGAGAGTGAGGGGCCTGTAGGGGAAGAGAGATTTTCTTGAAACTAGTATTATGCAATAAATTACTGATTTATATGCACCTTTGTAGTTGTGTCGTGAAATAATTGTCagtattaaatataaaatattatgtttgtgaatatatttttttagagttgtatttttggaaaaataatttttaaacatATACCCATTTAACTCCACTAATTACGGTTTCTGAGAATGTGATATGCAAGAATTCTGCGTTTTCCCACATGCATGAATTGAATTGTTTCCATTTACTAAGGACCAAAATTTAGGTTGAGTACAATCTAGTTCGAGGTTCTTCTCATCAAGTCTGTCATTGATCCAAATATCTTTTATGTATGGTCAATAATATAGTGTCTACTATATCATTTCAAAGAAATAATAATATAGTCTATATGTTTGGATTAATGATAACAGCAATAACTATGTGAAATCTGTGTGTTTTTAAAcatatttatttactaattgtTTTTTCTCGATTTGCAATTGTTTTGTGGCGATTTTAACATTCAAAACAATTAAGTTCGTGAGgatggtttttttaaaaaaataaattgaaacttGAAATTAAGAAAGTGTATAATAATAGGTGACGAGGGTCTAAAGTGACCTTTTTCAAATGGTTTGTCTTCCTATTTTGCTCAATGATTTTCCATGCCAACAAGATGTTAGGTTGTGCTCGTGTGGAGAGAGGATTGAAATATAGTTTTCGAAAACAAGTTTCAAACTATAAAGACTGACAGATTGCATTACTTGATATTTTTCACTCTTTCTGCACGTTCACAACACTCTTTTACTCGATAATCTTTAATTCTTTGGGGAAAAAAACATATATTGTGATTAAACTACATAATGTAAAATTAACTTTTAGTCTGTAAAATTTTATCCCACGAATAATTTGTTATCTTGATTGTCAAAAGAGAGGAAATATCCaaaaaattctttaaaataaaCAACGTGGTATGTACATACATCATTTTTGTCGACATACATAGAAGTATAGACCCTCTTCCAAGAACATCAACTGCAATATTGAGCTACCTTTTCTCCTGTCTACATCATGCTATGTGATATTGATAATTTAATTACTCACTCGATCTTCCAAGCATAAAGAAAAAGGCAGAAGTGCGATGCCTTTGAGTAACTCTGTGTTGAATAATACCTGCTATTTAGGCTACAATCACTAGCATCATCACACCAACTGTTCTCCTCTGCATCACTCTCTGCCTCCGGTGCACCGGGCTTGAATATGATCAGCCCGTAACTTGACCCCGGTGCACAAAACAACCATGAATGGACGTCCCAAAACACTTGAACCGGCTGCTTATTCACCACCACAGTCTGATTCCCCCGAAACTTCCACTGCAGATTCTTGATGTGTACAAGCACAATCCCATCAATACTAATCCACATTTCGGGGTCTCTGAGCCCGGAAGAAGTCGAGCTCTCCACGACTATGTCGTGCTCAcgtttcttttggtcgaatctTGCTCTGGTGGAGAAGGATTTCTTGCCAAAGACATGTTCTTTCTTGAAAAACAACATGGCATCAACAAGGGCTGGTCTGGACTTTGTCCTTTTGTATGCCTTTTTCTTGTGATCTCCTAGTAGTAACACAACTTCTTCCTCGGAAACTAAGGCCACGTAGAAATCACTGCAGGGCTCTGGACCGCCTGAAAATTTTGCTGATCTTAAATCCCAATATGCTTCAATCTCATTGCCATCAACTTCAAATGTTTTGTACCCTTTCTTGGCCCAAAAATGCCAAGGTTTTAGATCGATCTTCCACTCGTAGTTGTGATCACGCTCCACGCTATCGATAGATATGGTTATCGAGTGATTCATCAGATTCTTGCTCCATAGAACGGCCACGTTTCGCCAGAAACCGGCTATATGTGCCTGATACGTGCACGTTACAGTACTTTGTGCAGTTTTATACGTTACAGGATCGTTTGTTAATCTTTGAGCATAGGGTGCTTGCGACGAGGACAAAGAATTTGGCCTCACGACGTACGCCATTCTTGGTTTTTTTATTCTCTTGTAGCCAAATTAGGACGTGTATATGATAAATTATCAACACAAAATAATAAATTCCATGATTTGGAGAAAggggaatttgatttttctttgAATTGGAGTTTTTCTCGGAGAATTACCACATGGAAAGATAGCTTCTCGGAATCTCATCAAGAATCGACCAATCAAAATCCTCATCAATGGCTGGATGAAAGAATATTACTGTACATGAAAAACATAGAAGCGGGCATGAAGAGATCAAAAATTGTTCAAGAAAAAGATTGGATTTACGTCAAGGATATAAATGATGAAATTTTTGGTGAAAATTTTAGACAAATATTTGGAAAAATAAACATGAAAAATAGAACATCAGATTTCATCGGTGGAGGGAACATTTTCATCAAGAAGAGGTTTACCTGAAAGGAAGGGTTACATATTGAGAAACGGATGGTCACAATACTTTCTATGGTCTATCACTCtatctctatttttttttttatctcggCAGTTCTAGTTAAGGTCACACACTCACACCCCTTGATTAGTGATCAAAtcacaataaaataataactcaAGAAGTTTACCAGCTTAAAATTTGGATCAGTTAAACTCAAAGCACTTTCCTTCTGGCAGTAAATATGAAAAGATCTCACTTTTACCCAAAGAACGTTGCATCTCGAAGAAAAATGAATTCATGAATAAATACATAATGCATCTGAAagtatatattttgatattttagtGGAGGAGCCGAGGAGGCCGATTCTTTCTGCTCCAGCTTGATTATTTGATCTTGACTTTTAGTGTTTAAGGCATAAAAATGAGTAAACATTGAGACGATATGGGATAATAGCCAAccttttctttcatttattttCCGGATAAAATATGTACATTATAAATCTCAACGTACTCAACTAGCTACAATAACCATATAAAGAACCTCCTATGTGTATAACGAGCCTTTTCAACAATGCTATGAGCCCCGTATCAATTTCCAGAAGATTGTTGtaaaaacaagaaaaagaaaattatgTATAAGAAATCAAAGAACTGAATGAGGAGGATCTCCTGCGAAAGGAAGATTTTGTCCTAGAGTTCTTCAGGGCTTCAGCATATTTGATTAGTTCAGATTTCTCAGCAGTTTGAGCTTCTTGTGTAGGCTGGTGGTTACTTGAAGATGCATCATTCACATCTTCCGATACTGAATCAATTCTTCTGAAAATACTTAAGGAACTAGCATCACTGTTTCTTCGAGAACAGCTGCTGCTTTCCCGAGTTATGCTCTTTTGTCCTCGTGAATAGGATCTTTGGAGATCGAAAGAACGTCTAGATGATTCACCAGAGGAAGTTATAAAGTTTGTCATACTGCCATCAGCACCCGAATCGGCTTGAATTTCTGGTTGAGTATCGCTAGAATATCTACCTAAAGTGTCATCCACAGATACGGTTCTTTTGAGTGGAGCCTGATGACGACTACCATCCTTTCCTCGCAATAGCCTCATTAATTTGGCAAAAATCCTCGTTTTGCTTGGTGGGTTTGTTTTTTTAGTCGACAAAGTATCAATGGATGAATCGTCCGGCTCTCCCCAGTCCGTAAGATATGATGCCTGTGAAGATGACCACTGGTCAGAATCAAAATCCATAGTATTCGGTCCCTTGTCCATGGAGCTTTCTTTATTTGCATATTCAAGAATGAGCTGCTTAGCTTTCTCTTCTGATTTGGGGCTTAACGTCTTGCTGAGATCCCGGGCAAGCGTTTTACCATGGCCAGGTTGAAAATTTCTCAGTTCGTGGCGTAAGCAAGCGTTTATCCATCTGAGATAGACGAGCTCTTCAACATCTGTGCATCGATCAGCTTGTAGTTGGCCTATTTCCTTTGTTAAATCTTCGTTTTGCTGTCTTAAACGCCCGCTCTCTTCTTTAATAACTTGCACCTGATGTATAATAAAACCCATACTTATGCAACCATTACTCtagattaaaaaataaaataacaaaatcgaTGATTGAACGTTGGAATTGTACCAAATGCTGAAGCTGAGTGTATATGTTACACTGTACAGCTGTTATATGGGCATGCCTTTCTTGTTTTTGAGAAAGCATGTTCTTTTGCTTTGCTACAAATCATTTTATTATTCAGCTGCTCAAATACTATGTTTTGATTGGTGTGCCACACAAACAGCCACAGGATAACTATTGGTTTCAACAACAAATGATTACCTCTTCATTGTCTAATGCAGATGTTGCAAGCATTTGCACATATTCCAACTTCTCAGCCAATTCGGAATTTTCTATCTTCAAATCTTGATACGCCTTCTTCGTTTCTTCCAATGCTGTCTCCAACTCCTTATGTTTATGTATCTGCAATTCAACGTCACGATCGGTTTCAACAGTCTTCTTTTCATGGTCCTGCAGCTTCATGACCCTTTCTTGAAGAATCAAGATCTGTTCCCTGTTCTGTTCAGCATCGGACCTAAGTTTTCTCCGAAGGATCTTTACCTTGGCTTTTGCAGCTTCAAGTTCGGTCACGACTCTTGCATAATCTGCCACTTGAGCCTCTAATCTTCTCTTATCTGAACGCAACGACTCAATCTTA from Primulina eburnea isolate SZY01 chromosome 6, ASM2296580v1, whole genome shotgun sequence encodes:
- the LOC140834928 gene encoding ESCRT-related protein CHMP1B-like; the encoded protein is MGNTEKLMQQIMDLKFTSKSLQRQARKCEKEEKTEKLKVKKAIEKGNIDGARIYAENSIRKRNEQMNYLRLASRLDAVVSRLDTQAKMQTISKSMGNIVKSLESSLSTGNLQKMSETMDQFERQFVNMEVQAEFMESSMSGSTSLSTPETEVNSLMQQVADDYGLEVSVGLPQPAAHAVAVKNSEKVDEDDLSRRLAELKARG
- the LOC140834930 gene encoding uncharacterized protein At1g51745-like, with amino-acid sequence MGGSGIGPSEGIDPSVGGLVWVRRRNGSWWPGRILGPDEVPENSSSMPRLGTPVKLLGREDASVDWYNLERSKRVKAFRCGEYDDCIEKAKASASHPSKKDAKYARRKDAIIHALELESACLGKEHPHFSDRPDTCGEHPYDDESPSSFHTNRESNDSIDGNLSSCDVLDSSCSTEESEDSIQEESQTGLSFVISDLVDVANEGARRWRTPNDSEDDGTEGARRTKGLEDLGLGVASSLKRKISLVDHVHEFLKKKNRRRALTKVLESTPRLPVRVYASSSPNESSFLGALDCRVSGLESYELKKNHSLVINKSGSMTVSCENGISLNTSKHVNNTSVRCKLKENEAGGITLENDSLEGLFHVPLVTQGFSKIVSADSQKARIGAAAESSQSRHVETQSWGDKEHNESGSTSTGAACIHYISQSMDKGASEWQLKGKRNSRSRKMDADIEAVAGVDGDSFLVGSHRKADFNRLCGTLMSESYSCNSNNVPPAETQVKISHRWSWSTRKDSRARGSTPELMVPQRSLPYRQSRFMLNPKYDTPEFSLRHHISSSGLYDVPVEAKGSYRPQCVPCISLMSRLNGRPVIGHPLAIEKLSGGMYDDLIRMVKCRSSSWELDTSDYRDVDMVHGKRPRGIAMSKRNHLQARSSPTKSQRSRQYALLSKKIRKLSSLTSSLRGKEKRQPVVEKLKGPCIACIPLNIVFSRIMTAMNSQRLGCLQRSIYEL
- the LOC140833591 gene encoding uncharacterized protein, giving the protein MAYVVRPNSLSSSQAPYAQRLTNDPVTYKTAQSTVTCTYQAHIAGFWRNVAVLWSKNLMNHSITISIDSVERDHNYEWKIDLKPWHFWAKKGYKTFEVDGNEIEAYWDLRSAKFSGGPEPCSDFYVALVSEEEVVLLLGDHKKKAYKRTKSRPALVDAMLFFKKEHVFGKKSFSTRARFDQKKREHDIVVESSTSSGLRDPEMWISIDGIVLVHIKNLQWKFRGNQTVVVNKQPVQVFWDVHSWLFCAPGSSYGLIIFKPGAPEAESDAEENSWCDDASDCSLNSRYYSTQSYSKASHFCLFLYAWKIE
- the LOC140834931 gene encoding protein CHUP1, chloroplastic-like gives rise to the protein MTVTRDNTSPRKSGESLVSNVESPRECRSAEHEDQIREIRGLRSKVKNLEERERILEIQLLEYYGLKEQETAVMELQNQIRLNDMEAKIYNLKIESLRSDKRRLEAQVADYARVVTELEAAKAKVKILRRKLRSDAEQNREQILILQERVMKLQDHEKKTVETDRDVELQIHKHKELETALEETKKAYQDLKIENSELAEKLEYVQMLATSALDNEEVQVIKEESGRLRQQNEDLTKEIGQLQADRCTDVEELVYLRWINACLRHELRNFQPGHGKTLARDLSKTLSPKSEEKAKQLILEYANKESSMDKGPNTMDFDSDQWSSSQASYLTDWGEPDDSSIDTLSTKKTNPPSKTRIFAKLMRLLRGKDGSRHQAPLKRTVSVDDTLGRYSSDTQPEIQADSGADGSMTNFITSSGESSRRSFDLQRSYSRGQKSITRESSSCSRRNSDASSLSIFRRIDSVSEDVNDASSSNHQPTQEAQTAEKSELIKYAEALKNSRTKSSFRRRSSSFSSLISYT